A DNA window from Luteolibacter luteus contains the following coding sequences:
- a CDS encoding DEAD/DEAH box helicase produces the protein MAIDITEDWIRSLTGWKPFKEGKTMADNGLVTELKKSAAGDVLQANIREGRLNLRPTVKIAGPSDVRVQCGCPDFRATGGVCAHAVAVLLSSLKPAVTGAAAGRSPLAASPDPAAPPIAPQAWEIHLSPRLETEWPEGKLSLRFAATTGTPAPQDPVLSAWLAARKVPAGVKSHPMRLSGSDLAEFLDLAAGHPRIAIDSRKGSFRLEEDPGPPLRLADSRLEGDRLVLDLTSGQSAGKTLVLWGEGPALLSRDSAARLPAKSANPLWMRQLAELLDKGRIGLPVERFLEDYDAWMDLFEPPQPGWLGTLRLAGAQPEFWVELDGSLDAVEALLRVRYPGLPATPIPPVGDPISGLPRLAPDGHLQARNPTAEEQARRRLLALGFSAGANPARFQMRGREEVLGLIADGLPLLRGSWSVKLSERFGTAVGRVHVVSPEIREVADHGSSLVFELSFQTRGGKHIPSAEIRRILRGGKRSVKLSNGMDLVVRRNAEELVNPLIEELGIGRPDERFQLQGASALLFQNLREILSLSLKISDKHNIDNHRFTKISNDGLNASLRPYQEEGASWLNDRLQRLGGALLADEMGLGKTLQTIASINHFKQSEPEVPAAAMVVAPTSLLGNWIAEIKRFAPSLRVLLFHGQSRDKLRQQAEESDVIVTSYGTLVRDLAFHLGREYRLVVADEASLLRNPDADVSKALFKLKARGRIALTGTPVENRMQDLWSIFRFIAPGYLGNRADFKGRYEAPAAADGQTPRGLLDRLRLRTSPFVLRRTKDQVAKDLPDKVEIDEWLTLSEDQADLYTSLTRAGLQELEQIRDKQGEGACRMHLLTLLLRLRQVCVDPGLLDLKEEHKSNAVKIERLLELLSERAENGQKTLVFSQFSQNLRRIEKRVPEGSQKVFRIDGSTRNRQELVDSFQSYDGPAVFLISLKAGGYGLNLTAADTVIHLDPWWNPAVEAQATDRAHRIGQTRPVTVYRLLTRDTVEERVRRLQERKRAVIQAATGDTSTEAIPQNWTADDIEGLLR, from the coding sequence ATGGCGATCGACATCACGGAGGACTGGATAAGGAGCCTGACTGGCTGGAAGCCCTTCAAAGAGGGGAAGACCATGGCCGACAATGGTCTCGTCACCGAGCTGAAGAAATCCGCCGCCGGTGATGTCCTCCAGGCAAACATCCGGGAGGGCCGTCTCAATCTCCGGCCCACTGTAAAGATCGCCGGGCCCTCCGATGTCCGCGTCCAGTGCGGCTGCCCGGACTTCCGTGCCACCGGCGGCGTTTGCGCCCACGCCGTAGCTGTCCTCCTCAGTTCCCTGAAGCCGGCCGTCACCGGTGCCGCTGCCGGAAGATCTCCGCTCGCTGCCTCACCGGATCCGGCCGCGCCGCCAATTGCTCCGCAGGCTTGGGAAATCCACCTTTCACCCCGGCTTGAGACCGAGTGGCCGGAAGGCAAGCTGTCCCTCCGCTTCGCCGCCACCACCGGCACTCCCGCGCCGCAGGACCCCGTCCTCAGCGCCTGGCTCGCCGCGCGAAAAGTCCCAGCTGGTGTGAAGAGTCACCCCATGCGCCTCAGCGGATCGGATCTCGCGGAGTTCCTGGATCTGGCCGCGGGTCATCCCCGGATTGCGATCGATAGCCGGAAGGGAAGCTTCCGCTTGGAAGAAGACCCCGGCCCGCCGCTTCGGCTCGCCGATAGCCGCTTGGAGGGGGATCGCCTCGTGCTCGATCTCACCTCAGGGCAGTCCGCCGGAAAGACCCTCGTCCTCTGGGGCGAAGGCCCGGCACTTCTTTCCCGCGATTCCGCCGCGCGGCTTCCTGCCAAATCCGCGAACCCGCTCTGGATGCGCCAGCTCGCGGAACTCCTCGACAAGGGCCGCATCGGACTCCCGGTCGAGCGCTTCCTCGAGGACTACGATGCTTGGATGGATCTTTTCGAGCCGCCCCAGCCGGGCTGGCTCGGCACACTCCGCCTCGCCGGTGCCCAACCGGAATTCTGGGTCGAACTCGATGGCTCGCTCGATGCCGTCGAGGCCCTGCTTCGCGTTCGCTACCCCGGTCTGCCTGCCACACCCATTCCGCCTGTCGGGGATCCCATTTCCGGCCTGCCTCGACTCGCCCCGGACGGCCACCTTCAGGCGCGAAATCCCACTGCGGAGGAACAAGCCCGCCGCCGCCTTCTCGCCCTAGGCTTCTCCGCCGGTGCAAATCCCGCCCGCTTCCAGATGCGGGGTAGGGAGGAGGTTCTCGGCCTCATCGCTGATGGGCTGCCCCTCCTCCGAGGCAGCTGGTCGGTGAAGCTAAGCGAACGTTTCGGTACGGCTGTGGGCAGGGTTCATGTGGTCTCTCCAGAGATCCGGGAAGTCGCCGATCACGGATCTTCATTGGTGTTTGAATTGTCGTTCCAGACCCGGGGCGGGAAGCATATTCCAAGCGCTGAAATCCGCCGAATCCTGCGCGGTGGCAAGCGGAGCGTGAAGCTTTCAAACGGGATGGACCTCGTCGTCCGCCGCAACGCTGAGGAGCTGGTGAATCCACTCATCGAAGAGCTCGGTATCGGCCGTCCGGATGAGCGGTTCCAGCTGCAGGGTGCCTCTGCGTTGCTGTTCCAAAATTTGCGGGAAATATTATCTTTATCGCTGAAAATCAGCGATAAACATAATATTGATAATCATCGATTCACGAAAATCTCGAACGATGGATTAAATGCCTCGCTCCGCCCTTATCAAGAGGAAGGAGCTTCTTGGTTAAACGATCGATTGCAACGACTCGGCGGCGCTCTTCTGGCTGATGAAATGGGTCTCGGGAAGACCTTGCAAACTATCGCTTCAATCAATCACTTTAAGCAATCTGAGCCTGAGGTGCCTGCTGCCGCTATGGTGGTCGCTCCGACATCGCTTCTGGGGAATTGGATTGCGGAAATCAAACGTTTCGCACCGTCACTCAGAGTGCTGCTTTTCCATGGGCAGAGCCGCGATAAGCTTCGCCAGCAGGCGGAGGAGTCGGACGTTATTGTCACAAGTTACGGAACCCTTGTTCGGGATCTCGCCTTCCACCTTGGCAGGGAATACCGGCTCGTTGTGGCAGATGAGGCCAGCCTCCTTCGGAATCCGGACGCGGATGTCAGCAAGGCGCTGTTCAAGTTGAAAGCCCGCGGTCGTATCGCCCTGACGGGCACGCCCGTGGAGAACCGGATGCAGGATCTCTGGTCAATCTTTCGATTCATCGCGCCCGGCTACTTGGGGAACCGCGCCGACTTCAAGGGGCGTTACGAGGCTCCCGCCGCGGCCGATGGTCAGACGCCACGCGGCCTGCTTGATCGCCTGCGCCTCCGGACCTCGCCATTCGTCCTGCGCCGGACGAAGGATCAGGTTGCGAAGGATCTTCCGGACAAGGTTGAGATCGACGAGTGGCTCACTCTGTCCGAGGATCAGGCGGATCTCTATACCAGCCTTACCCGTGCCGGCCTGCAGGAGCTGGAGCAGATCCGGGACAAGCAAGGAGAGGGGGCCTGCCGCATGCATTTGCTCACGCTGCTCCTGCGTCTTCGTCAGGTTTGCGTCGATCCCGGCCTGTTGGATTTGAAAGAGGAGCATAAATCAAACGCGGTGAAGATCGAGCGTTTGTTGGAGCTGCTTTCGGAGCGAGCTGAGAATGGACAAAAAACATTGGTTTTCAGCCAATTTTCTCAAAATTTACGTCGCATCGAGAAGCGTGTTCCTGAGGGCTCCCAGAAGGTTTTTCGTATCGATGGTAGCACCCGGAACCGCCAGGAACTGGTCGATTCTTTCCAATCCTACGATGGCCCGGCGGTGTTCCTGATCAGCCTGAAGGCTGGTGGCTACGGCCTGAATCTCACCGCCGCCGACACCGTCATCCACCTCGATCCTTGGTGGAATCCTGCCGTCGAAGCCCAGGCCACTGACCGCGCCCACCGGATCGGCCAGACCCGGCCCGTCACCGTTTACCGGCTCCTCACGCGTGACACCGTGGAGGAACGCGTCCGCCGCCTCCAAGAGCGCAAACGCGCCGTCATCCAAGCCGCCACTGGCGACACCAGCACCGAGGCCATCCCGCAAAACTGGACCGCCGACGATATCGAAGGCCTCCTTCGGTAG
- a CDS encoding toll/interleukin-1 receptor domain-containing protein, producing MKVFVSWSQERSREIAKLLKLWIKCVIQASDPWISVRDLPRGVRWMQEIGVALDSSEMGIICLTKENKNNPWILFEAGALAKGVSKVCTLLIDLEPADLDPPLDQFNHTFATDRTSMFALIETLNAELAPSLRLSESVLKEVFDTYWDKFSQGMAQIIAATEPTVGPEPEPDTNDLLSQVLSSVRSMNNRLARVESAAKASVAVVPRVTKRDAQELRNLATDYYMGIAGLDACLVAARRAGFSEADFISSLRELYGIDLQGPPSPAS from the coding sequence ATGAAGGTATTCGTAAGCTGGTCTCAGGAAAGAAGTCGCGAAATCGCCAAGCTCTTGAAGCTGTGGATAAAGTGTGTGATTCAGGCTTCAGACCCGTGGATTTCTGTTCGTGATCTGCCCCGGGGCGTGCGATGGATGCAGGAAATTGGTGTGGCCCTAGATTCCTCGGAAATGGGGATCATTTGCCTGACGAAGGAGAATAAGAATAATCCTTGGATCCTCTTTGAGGCAGGAGCACTTGCCAAAGGAGTGAGCAAAGTATGCACGCTCCTGATCGACTTGGAGCCCGCTGATTTGGATCCTCCACTAGATCAGTTTAACCACACGTTCGCCACCGACAGGACCAGCATGTTCGCTCTAATAGAGACGCTGAACGCAGAGCTGGCCCCTTCCCTTCGTTTGTCCGAAAGCGTACTGAAAGAGGTCTTCGATACATATTGGGACAAGTTTTCCCAAGGAATGGCGCAAATCATTGCTGCTACAGAACCAACCGTAGGTCCAGAGCCAGAACCCGACACAAATGATCTTTTGTCTCAGGTGCTTTCGTCTGTTAGATCCATGAACAATCGATTGGCTCGAGTTGAAAGCGCAGCCAAGGCCTCTGTGGCGGTAGTGCCGCGAGTAACAAAAAGGGATGCGCAGGAGTTGCGGAACTTAGCCACAGACTATTATATGGGGATCGCCGGGCTGGACGCATGTTTGGTGGCAGCTCGCCGGGCCGGCTTTAGCGAGGCGGATTTTATATCAAGCCTCAGGGAACTATATGGCATTGATCTGCAGGGTCCACCGTCACCCGCCTCGTAG